The Mauremys reevesii isolate NIE-2019 linkage group 3, ASM1616193v1, whole genome shotgun sequence genomic sequence ATCCTTTCCCTTCCAAACAAAGCCATGTCAGTCACTGTACCTCAATAAAGTGTTCAGAGCAGATTGTGCACTGCAGCTCATTCTCCAGTACATCATTCATCTGACTCAAAACCTCCTCCTTTTGCGCTCttgccttctccttctcctcctgtaaGGAAGACACACATGGTCACCTGCTGAGGAGCAAATGGTTTACCAAATAAGGGGTGGAGGAAAGAGACAGATACAGTACACAATCCCAGGGTTTTCTTGTCTCAGATCGGCATTCTTTCTATATGGAAAGGAGAAGAAAGGGGTTTCAAATCAGGAACCACAGCAGTACAGAGAACAATCCCAGCCAGTGCAGAGATAGTTTTTACAATACATAGTTTCAACAATTACTGATGTCCTACTTTGGTGAAGAAGGAACAAGCTGAGTCAGCCTTTCCAGAATATCTTCCAGATCTTTCCTAACTACTTAAAGGATATTTCCTAGAAGCAAAAATTCACCGCAGGATGAATGCGGCGTAAAAGATCTACGGTCGGAAGAACTATTGTAGCAGCAGAAATAGAAAGTAtcttttcagccaaaatggttcaaaTGGAGGAGTGCAACAAAATAAGTAAAGCGTGGGAATTTAAGATGCTTCCTTGCTCTCATATAGTGATGTGGAGTGAAATGTAACAGGTTGCTAGTCACCAAGGTATACTAGGCATCTAGTCTACTTCCTAATAAAATGGAGAAAGTCACAACCAAAGCTACATTTAAAACAATCCTAAGGTTGTGAAAGAACCAAAAGTCAAAGGAAATGCAGCTAAAGATGGGAGATGCCATGTCCTTCTACAGTAGGCACAATAGGGAGCTCTCTTGATTGCTTTCCATCGTGCCCTAGTGCAGGAGACATGCCTTGTTTCAGTCAATTCCTTTGCTGTTTTCAGTCCCAGATAGAGCTCGTTGCGGTTTTAATTGTATGAACTTTAACAGAAAGTGAAACACTAGCTTTCAAACTCACTCAGTCTGATAGGGCTTTTTTTGAGGGAGGGAAGATTGGGCCACTGCTCCTGCACATTGTGCCATGTTCCTTTGCTCTGCACTCTCTCTCTGAGTTTGAGCAACCTCCACTAATGCCTATTCACAGTGCCACTCTATATAGGGGACCATCCAAGCAAGACATCTTGTCTCTGCCATCTGGAAAGCAAGCCAGTCACCTCCTCAATATACAAGATTTCCACTGCTCCAGGCAATAGGAAGCTTTGAGGAAAGTACTGAACAACCTGTTTCCTCTCCATGGCAGCAAATTGTGCTGCtctaatgaacagaacagaaaaaTCAATTTCTGTTCAGTACCTTAGTCTCTTCCAACTCTTTATTCTTAGCTTGAATGATCTCTTCAAAATCCTTCTTGCTACGGCTCAGCTCATCCATCAGGGCACGATGCTGTGAAAATATAAATCCAGAGAGATTCTCGTAACTTGCCCCAATGAAACGTACATGCTCCCTACCATCCTGCTCACTCATtgatttttgccatttttttaCTGAATCAATGCAACATGAGCCCAACTCCTAGGGGTTTAAGGACTCTAATTACTTCTTTAGATGAGGAACCAGAAGGATCAGTCTTCTATAAGCAAGTAAAATGTATGCCACACAGTAACGCACAACAGGAAAAAACTCAAGCACTAAGCAAACAGACTCACAGTTAAAAAGGGTAATACCTTTATGTAATACATCAATACATGGGTTAATCACTGAATTCAATGTAGGTCAGAAAATACAAACCCTGGTTATCAGAAGTACGTCTCTGGGGAGATATAAATCATACCCCAGTTGTGCCTCACTACACCAGGTAGTGGCATAGGAATTTGAGGGTTAAATCCCAAGAGGTTCCAGGGTtttccagctcccagtgggagtGTCTCCTTGGGCTGAGGGTAACCAGGATAGCCCTAGTTAGCTTCTTATCCATACCtcgggccttgtctacattaacACTTACTTCTGTataacttacatcgctcagggatATGAATAATCCACACCCTGAGAGCTGGTGTGGCCAGCGCTATGCTGGccagagagcttctcccaccgataTAGCTACCGCCTgtcacagaggtggagttattatgctgataggagagctctcccatcagcaaagAGCATCTTCACCACACGCACTGCAGCTGCGCCGAAGTAGCGCTTCTACTGTAGACTAGGCCTCAGCCTAATTCGGCTCTGAGCCCAACAAAAAATCTGGGCTCCTTTCAGGAAGGAGGTGCTGCCTGCTTAGACCccaggacaaggagcaatggaGACACAAGAGCTGTCCCATTCACATTAATTTACTCTGGTATTTAGACACAAAAACAGATGAACAACGTTCCTTTATTTTGGTCAGGCTAGAAAAAAGATATAAATAAACCTGAAACTCAAGAGGACTCTTTCTACTTAACCTGGGATATTCCTACTGAGTATGTCCAGCTGCATGGACTCCAGCCCCACTGTCCGAATTTTTTGTACTAGTTAAATCAGAATTAAGCAGGATGGAAACTGATTTATGTTCTTTGAAGTCTGACATCTAAATATTGAGATAATAGATTTAAGTATTGTACTGGCACCATCACCATTGTACCTGGGTAATTTCACCACAGACATGGCATGTTTCATAAGCTCCCAATATAAGTTCAACATTTTTTACAAAatcaatgtatttattatttcatttctAGGAGTACATGCCCGCTAGTCTTTCTTAACAAATGACTAATTAGAACGTAgatgagttaatatcttttattggaccaatttctgttggtaagaaaaacaaacttttgagctacacagagctctttttcagagTCTTGAAAAGACACTGAGGTCTGGTCTACtctacagacctatatcagtataactatgtcgctgAAGACTGTGAAAAAACCActcccctgagcgacgtagtaaTACTGACTTAACCCCACATCTAGACAGCGCAGGAGAAGTTCTCACGTCAACATGGCTACTGactctcaggaaggtggattaactatgccaggagctctcctgttggtgtgacagtgtgtctggggggggcaggagacagacagacaaaaaggGGTGGTGTGGAGCCTGGTGCCACATATGGGTGCtgggagtgtcacagctaaatacaagatgaacagatagtttagcataagtagttagcacatattctaaggacccattcaaggtgaagtggcctgatAACACCCTTTTAGTCATAGAACAAaaagtgggttacagattgttgtaataaaccataaatccaatgtctttcTGAACACCATGAACTGGCCACCCAAATACCTGGAGAAAATCTGCtttaatacagaaataaaaccccctccAACCGCactctagttgtcacctaccgCCTCACAATGAACCCCATACAGggtatcaaacaactacaacccacaCTCGATGGGGACCCCACCCTGAAAGAATTCTTTCCTGAACcccttcttctggccttcaaacaaccccccagtctctccaagctcatcatcagaaacaAGCTCCCCAGAGACCAGGATGCACCAACTCAAAGCGGCACCAGATCCTGCCACAACAACAGATGGAAAACCTACAGACCTATCTCCGctactacaatgatcaacacctccaccccaccccgacaatacacctttcaagatctatgAGTCCTGCACgcgcctatcacaacatgtggtgtacctcatccagcaCACTAactgccccaacaacaactaggTGGATGAAATCAGACAACCACTATGCACTTAAaagaactcacacagaaaaatgataaaagacaaaacacatcacaaagcaatcactctatatctgaccgatcagtcctcatcctccaGGGAAACCtccacaacactttcaaaagacaagcctgggagcttaaattcctAACTTCACttgatactaaaaatcatggtcttaaagACACTGGactttattacaacaatctgtaaccatTAATCtcactttttgtcctatgactaaaggggtgttaatgggccacttcaccttgaacatCCCAtcaaatatgtgctaactacttatgctaaacaatctgttctatcttgtatttagctatgacactctcagggcatgtctacactacaatcttaAATCGACCTATGTTAGATCAACTTACAGCCATcacagtaattactgcggtggctgatgtccacactaccctccttttGTCAGTGGTGCGCATCCTCCCCAGGAGCTCTTCCAGCAACTGAagaggggcagtgaggggaggagggacTAAGAGCCAGGACCctcagctccccacagctcctcACCAGGAGCCCAGCTGTTCCCCGGGATGTCTCATCTCTCCGCTCCCAGCCGGGGGGCAGCCACCCAGGGCTTCTTGCCTCCAGCAGAGAGATCCACACCCAGTCCAGCTGCCATGCTCCCAGTGGGGAGCCAGGacacatgggggggtggggaggaggaaagaggagcAGCAGGTCTCCcagtggggagcccaggtggCAGCCCATCTGGGAGCAGAAACCcggcagcagcccagctggggagccggGAGCTGCTTTCCTCAattggagctgtgaaattgacaagaacaaCAGCCAACAGCAGATAGAAGGAACCCAGGGTCTACAATGACACTCTGTCACCCTAAATACACCAACATAACCCCTATGCCTCTTATGGAGATGAAGTTATTTtgtcaggccttgtctacactgcaaagttttgtcggcaaaagtTACACCGCTTTAATTAAACTACAGCATTTGCCGACAAaactttgtagcgtagacaaggcctcagtgtagttagggcacttacatcggcaGGAGCaaggttgtagtgtagacactgaggcctggtctacactggcaagttttttttgccaaaaggcagcttttggcaCTGAAACAgcagaggtgtacacactgcaaaccactttttgtgccaaaacccctcagttgcagcgctgtaataAAACCACCCCTAGGAGAGCCATAAGGCTTTTTGCACTGAGGCTCTAgcgcaggcctgcacaacatgcggccccgGGGGCTGCATGAGGCccacgtgggctcactgtgcggcccgcacggggtgagtaggcaagtgacaggtgagggaggggggctgaaggggcagacgggcagtggcagggggtgaggaggcaagccgGGGCggttgggggctgaggaggcgagcgggcagGCGGGAAGTGGCGGGGGCTGAGTAGGTGagccggaggggtggggggggctgaggaggcgagtgggcgggcagtgaCGGCGAGCAGACAGGCGGGAAGTGGCGGGGCTGAATAGGCGAGCCAGGGAGgtggggactgaggaggcgagcgCGCGGGCAGTGGCAACGAGCGGGCAGGCAGGAAGTGGCggagggtgaggaggcgagccgggggttgggggctgaggaggcgagtggtgaGTCgctggctgacctgttctactgatctggtctggctaccatcccctctccaagggttgaagctgtctggaggtgctgccttccacaccttcctcattcacacctcattcattcaacagggcaactgattacaaaggtgggggggaagatcttattctacttctagcaaaaagacatttttcttttaccttaattatactaccttaggggcccgctataacatattaccaaggttcaatactgctgtttcggcggggtggcgctggggaaggagggtttgtttccgcgggGCGGGCGGTACTGGCGGGGGGGAGTATTTTAGgggggctgggcggtgctgggggggtgttGTGTTTCATGGGGGGCtaggcagtgctgggggggcgttggtggggccgggggggttcggccctcagctgttttctttggagtaatatgtccttcgccgctttacgagttgtgcaggcctgcttcaGCGCTTAGTGCCAGTGTGAATGCCTTGATTGCTTTTatcgctgtgattggcctctggtgatgttccacaatgactgctctgctcattgttttgagcTCCACAGCCCTGCAGGCATGCGCCCCTCCCCTTTAAGCTCCCTTCTATCATTACAGCTACCTAAAGCTACCTAAAGCTTTTAGGTTGTATTTGGATTTTAGTGTATTTTTGCTCTTTTTCCACAGTATTTCTGTTTGCCAATTATCATGGAGTGTGGAACTTGTCACCTGTATCACAGAGACGAAAAGCAGCCACAATCTGTTCTTGAGGGACAGTCCTCGGGCTCCCCGGCCAGTTGCCAGAATAGCAGGCAAAGTTTAGGCATTCCCCACATTACACAGCTGGATCACGCCTAGCTCTGTAGTAAGTTACCTCCTGCAGAACCTGGGCCAGTTGCTCCttcaaattctcttccccttGCTGCTTCTTCGCTCCCTGAAAAAATAAGACACAAAAGGAGAATTTTGCTGGGGGAAGAAAAACAATTATGGAACCAAACTAAGCAATATAAAGAGGTCAGGAACAGCtagtcaattatttttgtcaAGATATGATCAAGGTCCAGACTAAAAACaatataagtaaataaaaagatttcagggtccattCATAAGTGTCTGGCAGTCCGGCTTTGGCCTGCGGTCTGCTGACTGGGCTAGAGGAACAGGGAGAAAGAGAAACCCATTTTCTCTCATGCTAGAAACAGATAAATGAAGGAAGTGTCACCAGTGTAAAGCAAACCTAAGAAATATCTCACCTTCAGTGCTCCCCGGGCTCTTGAATGATCAGAGCCATCTAAACTTACACATTATAACTCTTGGCGGACAATATCCTTGAATATCACATATCTGAAACATCTCCAGGTTATTTTAGCTTTAATGGGACTAGAATGTTCACAAGGCAGAGAAAGGGAAGTAATAGGCTGTGAGTGCGGAAACAGAAATGTTTTAATTCTATTTGGGAACACATCTAAAGAGATTAAACTACCACACTACTGTAGACAACTCCCACTGCTGCTTTGGATCCCTCCTCCAGtatgggcagagagagagaatctctcTCTTCCTGTATGCAAGGTTTCTACAATTAAGTGTTCAATTATCTAGATCAATAGGTTTTCCTGGCTGTTCCCAATTACTAGGAAGAATGACCAATCCACTTTCAGTTGGATTCTCTCTTGCTTTCAAACATACTTATTAAACTCAAGAACAGAGAGACTGAGAACAGaacttataataaataataagtggagatatacctatctcctagaactggaagggacctggaaaggtcattgagtccagccctctgccttcactagcaggaccaattttttttgccccagattcctaagtggccccctcaaggattgaactcacaaccctgggtttagcaggccaatgctcaaaccactaagctatccctcccccaccagtgaactatccctttttttttaaaatctgacggCTAGTCACATATCCGTATGAATGTGTACAGGCCTGTAAGACTTCCAGAGCGAGCATTTTGTGAAGGAAACCCTATTTACAAGTAAGGAAATGGCCCTTCCTGCATTTTATTCATTAGACAATCTGGATCACTGGAAGTAGCAGTGCCCACTGATTCTCCTGTTTAAATGGGAAAGGGCTTCCAATGCAACTCAGTCTGGACCTGGTAACCTATGTCTAGAGGTAGAAGAGGAGTTCAGTCTCAACGACCCATTCAGTCCTCGTCCTCTCTACAACCACAAGGGAGAACACAGAAACAATATTCATTTCACACAGACCATTCAGCTTTCAGGTGGCAACAATGCTTTTACTATCAATTTGTGCTGAACCTGCCTTTGAGGTTAAACCCCATTACTAATCTCTTACCTAGTCTAGCCCCTCTTGTTTCTACCCATTCTCTAGGTCTGTATGTTTGGAAGTGGCATACTTCTGGAATGGATGATAATGTCTATACAAATGAGCATACctccagaagctgctgctgctcctcataGAATGTCCTCTCCAGCTGTTCCACCCTCTGCTGTTGATGTTCCTGTTCAGTGCACAACTGGTCCTGCAATTCCCGCAGCTCCTGCTCCATCACTCTGATCTCTTTTTGGCCAGACTTCCTGCTCTTCTTCACTCTCAAAACAGCTGTCTGCTTCTCCTCCACCTTGACTTTCAGCTTCATTATATTTCCCAGGGTTTGCCTCAGCATTTCCAAACCAGTCCAAGACTGTGCCAGACTAGAGGCTTTCTGGTCCTTATGGCTAAGAGATGTAGCTTTCTCAGAATTCATAGGATTACAATACACTGTAGCTTTATCCTCCTCCACGCTTGGTCCAGGAGAAGGTAGCTTGACATCCATGTTTTCTGTTGGCTGTTTGGCCAGTTCTGCCCTCTCACATGATCTACCCAAAGGTTCACTATCACAGGACACTCTGTCCCTTTTAGATCTGGAATTCGAAGGGCCTTCTGCTCCAGATGCCTCTGATTCCTCCAAACTAAGTTTACGTTTAGTTCTTGCACCCTTAGGTTTCCCCATCAGTTGGTCATTCCTCGGGGCTAAAAATGGACTAACTTTCGCCCATTCTTCCTTAATCACTTCATATTCATATTCAGCAGTCTCTTTGTTATCCAAAGGCACTCCTAGTTGAATATGGTCTCTTTCACCTATTGGATAGGCCTTTAATGGATCAAG encodes the following:
- the RNF8 gene encoding E3 ubiquitin-protein ligase RNF8 isoform X7 is translated as MGPEPCRPVTIGRGFGLTYQLVSKTCPLMISRYHCVFKQNAQGQWTVTDNKSLNGVWLNKERLDPLKAYPIGERDHIQLGVPLDNKETAEYEYEVIKEEWAKVSPFLAPRNDQLMGKPKGARTKRKLSLEESEASGAEGPSNSRSKRDRVSCDSEPLGRSCERAELAKQPTENMDVKLPSPGPSVEEDKATVYCNPMNSEKATSLSHKDQKASSLAQSWTGLEMLRQTLGNIMKLKVKVEEKQTAVLRVKKSRKSGQKEIRVMEQELRELQDQLCTEQEHQQQRVEQLERTFYEEQQQLLEGAKKQQGEENLKEQLAQVLQEHRALMDELSRSKKDFEEIIQAKNKELEETKEEKEKARAQKEEVLSQMNDVLENELQCTICSEHFIEAVTLNCAHSFCSYCINEWMKRKVECPICRREIQSKTRSLVLDNCIDRMVENLNLEMKEHRLALIRERKEKQDVLVNPATDSESSIISSIYSILSMSSYDSDDFEEDSDYDNIYDIYGI
- the RNF8 gene encoding E3 ubiquitin-protein ligase RNF8 isoform X1, which gives rise to MDGRGSPLSSEHAQNRVCPLELRLWHRLTGLLRPRRRCGFGAIFVVGDGGKRVSCRPELDGAIVPSSDCSCLLPRPDGASGMAERGGPSPAGGSGRTWCLRRVGMSGQWLLLESGSEVTIGRGFGLTYQLVSKTCPLMISRYHCVFKQNAQGQWTVTDNKSLNGVWLNKERLDPLKAYPIGERDHIQLGVPLDNKETAEYEYEVIKEEWAKVSPFLAPRNDQLMGKPKGARTKRKLSLEESEASGAEGPSNSRSKRDRVSCDSEPLGRSCERAELAKQPTENMDVKLPSPGPSVEEDKATVYCNPMNSEKATSLSHKDQKASSLAQSWTGLEMLRQTLGNIMKLKVKVEEKQTAVLRVKKSRKSGQKEIRVMEQELRELQDQLCTEQEHQQQRVEQLERTFYEEQQQLLEGAKKQQGEENLKEQLAQVLQEHRALMDELSRSKKDFEEIIQAKNKELEETKEEKEKARAQKEEVLSQMNDVLENELQCTICSEHFIEAVTLNCAHSFCSYCINEWMKRKVECPICRREIQSKTRSLVLDNCIDRMVENLNLEMKEHRLALIRERKEKQDVLVNPATDSESSIISSIYSILSMSSYDSDDFEEDSDYDNIYDIYGI
- the RNF8 gene encoding E3 ubiquitin-protein ligase RNF8 isoform X3; translation: MDGRGSPLSSEHAQNRVCPLELRLWHRLTGLLRPRRRCGFGAIFVVGDGGKRVSCRPELDGAIVPSSDCSCLLPRPDGASGMAERGGPSPAGGSGRTWCLRRVGMSGQWLLLESGSEVTIGRGFGLTYQLVSKTCPLMISRYHCVFKQNAQGQWTVTDNKSLNGVWLNKERLDPLKAYPIGERDHIQLGVPLDNKETAEYEYEVIKEEWAKVSPFLAPRNDQLMGKPKGARTKRKLSLEESEASGAEGPSNSRSKRDRVSCDSEPLGRSCERAELAKQPTENMDVKLPSPGPSVEEDKATVYCNPMNSEKATSLSHKDQKASSLAQSWTGLEMLRQTLGNIMKLKVKVEEKQTAVLRVKKSRKSGQKEIRVMEQELRELQDQLCTEQEHQQQRVEQLERTFYEEQQQLLEGAKKQQGEENLKEQLAQVLQEHRALMDELSRSKKDFEEIIQAKNKELEETKEEKEKARAQKEEVLSQMNDVLENELQCTICSEHFIEAVTLNCAHSFCSYCINEWMKRKVECPICRREIQSKTRSLVLDNCIDRMVENLNLEMKEHRLALIRERKVVERLAETGMSSSYTWIPEGNCLGDRHSRE
- the RNF8 gene encoding E3 ubiquitin-protein ligase RNF8 isoform X6, with protein sequence MDGRGSPLSSEHAQNRVCPLELRLWHRLTGLLRPRRRCGFGAIFVVGDGGKRVSCRPELDGAIVPSSDCSCLLPRPDGASGMAERGGPSPAGGSGRTWCLRRVGMSGQWLLLESGSEVTIGRGFGLTYQLVSKTCPLMISRYHCVFKQNAQGQWTVTDNKSLNGVWLNKERLDPLKAYPIGERDHIQLGVPLDNKETAEYEYEVIKEEWAKVSPFLAPRNDQLMGKPKGARTKRKLSLEESEASGAEGPSNSRSKRDRVSCDSEPLGRSCERAELAKQPTENMDVKLPSPGPSVEEDKATVYCNPMNSEKATSLSHKDQKASSLAQSWTGLEMLRQTLGNIMKLKVKVEEKQTAVLRVKKSRKSGQKEIRVMEQELRELQDQLCTEQEHQQQRVEQLERTFYEEQQQLLEGAKKQQGEENLKEQLAQVLQEHRALMDELSRSKKDFEEIIQAKNKELEETKEEKEKARAQKEEVLSQMNDVLENELQCTICSEHFIEAVTLNCAHSFCSYCINEWMKRKVECPICRREIQSKTRSLVLDNCIDRMVENLNLEMKEHRLALIRERKDPPW
- the RNF8 gene encoding E3 ubiquitin-protein ligase RNF8 isoform X9, which produces MISRYHCVFKQNAQGQWTVTDNKSLNGVWLNKERLDPLKAYPIGERDHIQLGVPLDNKETAEYEYEVIKEEWAKVSPFLAPRNDQLMGKPKGARTKRKLSLEESEASGAEGPSNSRSKRDRVSCDSEPLGRSCERAELAKQPTENMDVKLPSPGPSVEEDKATVYCNPMNSEKATSLSHKDQKASSLAQSWTGLEMLRQTLGNIMKLKVKVEEKQTAVLRVKKSRKSGQKEIRVMEQELRELQDQLCTEQEHQQQRVEQLERTFYEEQQQLLEGAKKQQGEENLKEQLAQVLQEHRALMDELSRSKKDFEEIIQAKNKELEETKEEKEKARAQKEEVLSQMNDVLENELQCTICSEHFIEAVTLNCAHSFCSYCINEWMKRKVECPICRREIQSKTRSLVLDNCIDRMVENLNLEMKEHRLALIRERKEKQDVLVNPATDSESSIISSIYSILSMSSYDSDDFEEDSDYDNIYDIYGI
- the RNF8 gene encoding E3 ubiquitin-protein ligase RNF8 isoform X2 — encoded protein: MDGRGSPLSSEHAQNRVCPLELRLWHRLTGLLRPRRRCGFGAIFVVGDGGKRVSCRPELDGAIVPSSDCSCLLPRPDGASGMAERGGPSPAGGSGRTWCLRRVGMSGQWLLLESGSEVTIGRGFGLTYQLVSKTCPLMISRYHCVFKQNAQGQWTVTDNKSLNGVWLNKERLDPLKAYPIGERDHIQLGVPLDNKETAEYEYEVIKEEWAKVSPFLAPRNDQLMGKPKGARTKRKLSLEESEASGAEGPSNSRSKRDRVSCDSEPLGRSCERAELAKQPTENMDVKLPSPGPSVEEDKATVYCNPMNSEKATSLSHKDQKASSLAQSWTGLEMLRQTLGNIMKLKVKVEEKQTAVLRVKKSRKSGQKEIRVMEQELRELQDQLCTEQEHQQQRVEQLERTFYEEQQQLLEGAKKQQGEENLKEQLAQVLQEHRALMDELSRSKKDFEEIIQAKNKELEETKEEKEKARAQKEEVLSQMNDVLENELQCTICSEHFIEAVTLNCAHSFCSYCINEWMKRKVECPICRREIQSKTRSLVLDNCIDRMVENLNLEMKEHRLALIRERKGESEMDELCFYAVVERLAETGMSSSYTWIPEGNCLGDRHSRE
- the RNF8 gene encoding E3 ubiquitin-protein ligase RNF8 isoform X8, whose product is MDGRGSPLSSEHAQNRVCPLELRLWHRLTGLLRPRRRCGFGAIFVVGDGGKRVSCRPELDGAIVPSSDCSCLLPRPDGASGMAERGGPSPAGGSGRTWCLRRVGMSGQWLLLESGSEVTIGRGFGLTYQLVSKTCPLMISRYHCVFKQNAQGQWTVTDNKSLNGVWLNKERLDPLKAYPIGERDHIQLGVPLDNKETAEYEYEVIKEEWAKVSPFLAPRNDQLMGKPKGARTKRKLSLEESEASGAEGPSNSRSKRDRVSCDSEPLGRSCERAELAKQPTENMDVKLPSPGPSVEEDKATVYCNPMNSEKATSLSHKDQKASSLAQSWTGLEMLRQTLGNIMKLKVKVEEKQTAVLRVKKSRKSGQKEIRVMEQELRELQDQLCTEQEHQQQRVEQLERTFYEEQQQLLEGAKKQQGEENLKEQLAQVLQEHRALMDELSRSKKDFEEIIQAKNKELEETKKECRSETRKPWDCVLYLSLSSTPYLVNHLLLSR
- the RNF8 gene encoding E3 ubiquitin-protein ligase RNF8 isoform X5, coding for MDGRGSPLSSEHAQNRVCPLELRLWHRLTGLLRPRRRCGFGAIFVVGDGGKRVSCRPELDGAIVPSSDCSCLLPRPDGASGMAERGGPSPAGGSGRTWCLRRVGMSGQWLLLESGSEVTIGRGFGLTYQLVSKTCPLMISRYHCVFKQNAQGQWTVTDNKSLNGVWLNKERLDPLKAYPIGERDHIQLGVPLDNKETAEYEYEVIKEEWAKVSPFLAPRNDQLMGKPKGARTKRKLSLEESEASGAEGPSNSRSKRDRVSCDSEPLGRSCERAELAKQPTENMDVKLPSPGPSVEEDKATVYCNPMNSEKATSLSHKDQKASSLAQSWTGLEMLRQTLGNIMKLKVKVEEKQTAVLRVKKSRKSGQKEIRVMEQELRELQDQLCTEQEHQQQRVEQLERTFYEEQQQLLEGAKKQQGEENLKEQLAQVLQEHRALMDELSRSKKDFEEIIQAKNKELEETKEEKEKARAQKEEVLSQMNDVLENELQCTICSEHFIEAVTLNCAHSFCSYCINEWMKRKVECPICRREIQSKTRSLVLDNCIDRMVENLNLEMKEHRLALIRERKGERETGCLSEPSHGQ
- the RNF8 gene encoding E3 ubiquitin-protein ligase RNF8 isoform X4 translates to MDGRGSPLSSEHAQNRVCPLELRLWHRLTGLLRPRRRCGFGAIFVVGDGGKRVSCRPELDGAIVPSSDCSCLLPRPDGASGMAERGGPSPAGGSGRTWCLRRVGMSGQWLLLESGSEVTIGRGFGLTYQLVSKTCPLMISRYHCVFKQNAQGQWTVTDNKSLNGVWLNKERLDPLKAYPIGERDHIQLGVPLDNKETAEYEYEVIKEEWAKVSPFLAPRNDQLMGKPKGARTKRKLSLEESEASGAEGPSNSRSKRDRVSCDSEPLGRSCERAELAKQPTENMDVKLPSPGPSVEEDKATVYCNPMNSEKATSLSHKDQKASSLAQSWTGLEMLRQTLGNIMKLKVKVEEKQTAVLRVKKSRKSGQKEIRVMEQELRELQDQLCTEQEHQQQRVEQLERTFYEEQQQLLEGAKKQQGEENLKEQLAQVLQEHRALMDELSRSKKDFEEIIQAKNKELEETKEEKEKARAQKEEVLSQMNDVLENELQCTICSEHFIEAVTLNCAHSFCSYCINEWMKRKVECPICRREIQSKTRSLVLDNCIDRMVENLNLEMKEHRLALIRERKGERSSLVKQNDISKRCQC